From the genome of Corallococcus soli:
GCCTCCTGGGCGGAGGCCAGGCCCGACACGAGCAGCAGGGCGAGGAGTGGGAACAGGAGGGGGGAGCGCTTCACCACGTTCCACGCTACCGCAAGGGCGGCGGTTGCGTCGCCCCGTCGCCTGACCCGGCCGTCGCCGCGCGCGCCCGCCGGCGCAGGGCCCAGTAGGCCAGCGGGGCCGCGGCCAGCAACGCCTGCGGCACCAACGACAGGACATCCGGGTACACGCCGAGCATGTCCACGGTGATGAAGCGCACCGGCATCAGCGGCAGTGCGCCCACCTCCTGCAGCGAATGGATGCCCTTGCCCAGCAGCATCACCGCCGTCACCACCAGCACCACGGTGGAGAGGTTGAAGAGCGTCTTCATGGGCAGGCGGTAGCCCATGCGGTTGACGAAGAGCACCAGCACCGCCAGCGCGAAGACGCCCGCCAGCGCGCCCCAGGCCACGCCCGCCGCGGAGTCCACCGCGAGCCCCTGGAGGAAGATGGCCGTCTCGAAGCTCTCGCGCAGCACCGACGTGAAGGCGATGGCGAACAGGCCGAACGTGCTGCCCCGGCCCAGCGCGCCCTGCATGCGCTGGCGCAACTCCCCCATGAACTGGCTTACGTTGGCGCGCGCGTTGAGCCACAGCGCCGCGTACAGCAGCATGGCCACGGCGACGAGCGCGGTGACGCCCTCCAGCCACTCGCGCTGCGCGCCCGCCAGCAGCTTGCGGCCCAGCAGGTACGCCAGCGCGCCGACGACGAGCGCGGACACCCAGCCCGCGTGCACCACGCGCACCTGCTCCGGGGCCTTCATCTTCTTGAGCGCCGCCAGCAGGGCCGTGACGATGATGGTCGCCTCGAAGCCCTCGCGTAGCAGGATGAGCAGCGTCAGCCACGCCACCGACAGCATGTCCGTGGTGCTGCCGTTCGCCTTGCGCGCCTGGTCCAGCAGCGACAGCAGCTCACGCCCCTCGTCCTGCAGGTGCGGGCTCTTGCGCTCGGCGGCGAGCCGCGCCTGGAGGAAGGCCTCCTCCAGCTTCTGGGTGAGCACCGGGTCGCGTCCGCGCAGCTTGGGCTCCACCGGCTCCAGGCCGTTGAGGTACGCGTCCAGCAGCTCCGTCCTCGCGCTGGCGTAGTCGCCCGCGGCGCCCATGCGCATCGCGTTGCCCACCGACTGCCGGGCGGCGAGCAGCGCCTTCTCCTCGTCCTCGTCCGGCATGTTCCGGCGCAGGCACGCGACCTTGTCCGCGCCGTACTCCTTCGCCAGCTCCGCGTCGGTGGCGGTGGCCAGGCGCTCCAGCGACGCGCGCGGCGGCTCGCCCTGGCACGGCGGCTGGCGCAGCGTGAAGACGAAGAACGCGAGCGACCAGCGGTCGTCCTCGGAGAGGGTGGGGAAGGCCGGCATCGCGGTGCCGGGCACGCCGAAGCTGGTGGTGTTGAACGCCTTGTAGGGCGTCAGGCCCTCCTCCATCAGCTCCGGGTCCTGGAAGTTCGCTGGCGCGGGCTCCATGGTGGCCGCGATGTCCACCGCCGCCTTGCCGTCCACGCCGTGGCACACCGCGCAGTTCGCCTGGAACAGCTTCGCGCCCTGCTCCACGTCCGGCGTCTTTCGAGGACTGCGCGCGAGGCCCCCCGCCAGCACCAGGCTCTCCACCAGCTCACCGCAGTCGCGGCTCACGCCCTCGGGGTCCGTGGACTGGTCCACGCGCGCCTGGATGGCCTGCACCTTCGGCACGAAGGTGGCCGCCGCCGGGCCCAGCTCCTTCGCCGCCTCCAGCGCCTCCGCCGCGAAGCTCTTCTGCTCCGCCAGCTCGAACTCGGAGCGCGTCGACACCGCCGCCGGGTAGTCCGCCTGGAGGTACTGGAGGATGCCCACCAGCCGGTGCCAGGTGCGGCCCTCTTCGGACGCGGGCGCTTCGGCCCGGACGGTGGAGGACAACGCGAGCAGCAGGCACAGCGTGACGGAGGCGGCGCGATTCACGCCTGACTTCTACCAACCCCCCCTGGGGCGTTCAATTCTGAGAATCAATATCAGGATACAGCGCCCCCTCCGAAGACGAAGGGGGCGGGAGAGCAACACTCCAGGTGACCGCGAGGGCTACTGCGGATCGATGCCGCAGTACTCGGGGAAGCGGTTGCACGGGTAGCAGGGGCCGCCCGGGCCGTAGTAGCAGACCTCGCCCGCGGGACAGACGCCGCTTTGCGGACACTCCCGCAGCGCCTGCTCCTGCGCGCCCAGCTCCGCGCCGCTGCCCTCCTCGACGGAGCCGCCACAGGCCGCCAGACCCAGCACCGCGAACATTCCCAGACCGCGAATCAGTCGACGCATGCGTGCTCCCTTGGGGTGAGGAGCCAGCAAGGTACGTCAGTCCAAGAACACCTGGAATAAGGGCTATCCCTACCGCTCGTAGGTGAGGAAACCGAAGGGGAGGTCCGCCTCCGGGTGGGCTTCCTCCTCCACGAGCCTCCACGCGGACAGGTCCACGGGCGGGAAGAAGGCGTCGCCCGGGAAGTCGCGCGCGATGCGGGTGAGGTAGAGCCGGTCCCACCGGTCCACCGTCTGGGCATACAGGTCCGCGCCCCCGGCGATGAAGACCTCGCTGTCGGCGCGGGCCAGCTCCAGGGCCGCGTCCACGGAGTGCGCCACCTGGACGCCGGGCGGCGCGACCCAGCCGGGCTGGCGGGTGAGGACCACGGTGGTGCGGCCGGGCAGGGGCCTCCCGATGGATTCGTACGTCCTGCGGCCCATGACGAGGGTGTGGCCCATCGTCAGGCGCTTGAAGCGCGCCAGGTCCTGCGGCAGGCGCCAGGGCAGGGTGTTGCCCAGGCCGATGGCGCGGTTCGCCGCCATGGCGACGATGGCGGACAGGCGCGCCGTCATACGGCCACGGGCGCCTTGATGGCGGGGTGGGGGTCGTAGCCTTCCAGCGTGAAGTCCTCGTAGCGGAAGGCGAACAGGTCCTTCACGTCCGGGTTGAGGCGCATGCGCGGCAGGGCGCGGGGGGCGCGCGTGAGCTGCTCCCGGGCCTGCTCCACATGGTTCAGGTACAGGTGCGCGTCGCCCAGCGTGTGGATGAACTCGTGCGCGACGAGGCCCGTGGCCTGCGCCACCATCATCGTCAGCAGCGAGTACGACGCGATGTTGAAGGGCAGCCCCAGGAAGATGTCCGCGCTGCGCTGGTAGAGCTGGCAGGACAGCCGGCCGTCGGCCACGTAGAACTGGAACATCACGTGGCAGGGCGGCAGCTTCATGGCGGGCAGGTCCGCCACGTTCCACGCGCTGACCAGGTGCCGGCGCGAGTCCGGGTTCTTCTTCAGGCCGTCCACCAGCTGCCGCATCTGGTCCACGGGCGCGCCGTCCGGCGTGCTCCACGAGCGCCACTGGTGGCCGTACACGGGGCCCAGGCCGCCGTCGGCGTTGGCCCACTCGTCCCAGATGGTGACGCCCTGCTCCTGGAGCGAGCGCACGCTCGTGTCCCCCCGGAGCATCCACAGGAGCTCATGCAGGATGGACTTCACGTGGAGCTTCTTCGTCGTCACCAGGGGGAAGCCCTGGGTGAGGTCGAAGCGGAGCTGGTGGCCGAAGAGGCTCAGGGTCCCCGTGCCGGTCCGGTCACCTTTCTTCGTACCGTGGTGCAGGACATGGTCCAGCAGACTCAGGTATTGCTGCATCGGCCCATCTTGATTGGGTGAAGATGCAGCGCAACTTCCTGCTCTTCGCCGGTGGGCGTCGAACGCGAGGCGCCGTTACAGAGGGTGAAATGAAGATCTACACGAAGACTGGCGACGCGGGAGAGACGGGCCTGTTCGGCGGCGGACGCATCGCGAAGGACGACGCGCTGGTGGACGCCTACGGCGAGGTGGACGAGCTCAACGCCACGTTGGGGCTCGCTCGGACCTTCCCGCTGCCCGCGGACCTGGACCACTTCCTCCAGCGCCTCCAGGACCAGCTCTTCACGGTGGGGGCGGTGCTGGCCACGCCCCCGCACACCAAGGCGGCGGCGCACATCCCGGAGCTGAAGCCGGAGTGGGTGGAGGAGATGGAGCGCCACATCGACCGCTACGAGGAGGAGCTGCCGAAGATGACGCACTTCATCCTCCCGGGCGGCGCGCCCGCGGCGGCGGCGCTGCACCTGTCGCGCACGGTGTGCCGCCGGGCCGAGCGCCGGGTGGTGACGCTCCTGCGCGAGGACAAGGCTCCGCCCGCGGTGGCCATGTACCTGAACCGCCTGTCGGACCTGCTCTTCGTCGTGGCGCGGCTGGTGAACTTCCGCGCCGGCCTGCCCGACGTGAAGTGGATCCCCGAGAAGCCCTCGAAGTAGGTCGCGCCCGTGACTCCGCTGCCCACCGCCCGGCTCCGGGACCTCGCCCAGCAGGTGGGCTTCGACCTCATCGGCTTCGCCCGCGCGGAGCCCATCCCCCCGTCGTCGCTGCTGTCGTGGCTGGAGGCCGGCTACGACGCGGACATGGACTGGATGGGGTCGCGCGCGGAGGAGCGGCTGGACGTGTCGGTGCTGCTGCCGGGCGCGAAGACGGTGCTCTCCTTCGCCAACAACTACTACCGGGACGACGCGTCGTCGCAGGGCTCGCCCATCGCGCGCTACGCGCGGGGCCGGGACTACCACTCCACGCTGCGCGACCGGATGAAGGCGTTCCGCAAGACGCTCAACGCCTGGTACCCGGGGCTGGGCAGCTACGGCGGCGTGGACAGCGGCCCCATGATGGAGAAGGTCTGGGCCGCGCGCGGGGGCCTGGGGTACGTGGGGAAGAACGGCTGCCTCATCACGGAGTCGCACGGCTCGTGGGTGCTGCTGGCCACGCTCATCCTGGACGCGGAGGTGGACGCGTATCCGGAGGGCCCGGTGGCGGACCGCTGCGGTTCCTGCCGGCGGTGCCTCATGGCGTGTCCCACGGGCGCGCTGGTGGGCCACCGGCAGGTGGATGCGCGGGCGTGCCTGTCGTACCAGACCATCGAGAACCGCGACCGTGACGTGCCGGAGTCGTTCCGCTTCAAGTTCGACAACCTCATCTTCGGCTGCGACATCTGCCAGCAGGTGTGCCCGCTCAACCGCAAGCCGGTGCACACGGAGGACGCGCGCTTCATGCCCCGCGCGGTGGCGTCGCTGGGCACGGTGGAGCTGGCCGCGCTGACGCCCGAGCAATACAAGGAACTCATCCCCGGCACGGCGCTGGCCCGCGCGCGCTACGACGGTTTGAGGCGCAACGCTGTCTATGCGCTGGGCGTGGCACGGCAGGCGCAGGCCCGGTCGCTGCTCGAAAAGCTCAGCGATGACTCCAGCGAACTGGTACGCAGCGCCGCGAAATGGGCGCTTCTCCAACTGGAGTCGTGACACCGCCCGCCGTCACCCCGCTCGGGCGGGTGTACGCGGCGCTGACGGTGCAGGTGCTGATCAGCGCGGGCACATACCTGGCGGCCAAGCGGGCGATGACGGAGCTGTCGCCGTTCACCGTGGTGCTGTGGCGCTTCCTCGTGTGCGGCGTGGCGTTCACGCTGCTGCTCGCGCTGACGCCAGGGCCGAAGCTGCCACCGCGCTCGGAGTGGAGGCGCGTGGCGCTGCTGGGCCTGATGGGCGGGCCGGTGAACCAGACGCTGTTCTTCTCCGGGCTGTCGCGCTCCACGTCGGCGCACGCGGCGCTGCTCTACGCGCTGACGCCGCTGGGCGTGTACGTGGCCAGCCTCATGCTGGGGCGTGAGCGGGCAAGCCGGCGCGCGACGGCGGGCATCCTCACCGCGCTGGTGGGCGTGGTGGTGCTGCTGCTGGGGCGGGGGCTCGCGAGCGCGCGGGTTTCGGTCCTGGGAGACCTGCTCATCCTCACGGCGGTGGTGGCGTGGGTCATCTACACGACGGAGGGCAGGCCGCTGGCCGCGGAGCACGGCGCGCTGCGCGCCACGGCGTGGACCATGACGGTGGCCACGGCGTTGCAGTTGCCGCTCATCCCGTTCGTGCTCCAGCCCGAGCAGGTGTGGGCCGCGAGCCTCACGGCGAAGGCCGCCATCGTGTACCTGGGGCTGATGACGTCGGTGGTGGCGTACCTGCTCTGGTACTACGCGCTGTCGAAGGTGCCCGCGTCGAAGGTGGCCATCTTCTCCAACCTGCAACCGGCCGCGACGGCGCTCGCGGCCTGGGCCTTCCTGGATGAGGCCCTGCACTGGGAGCTGGCGCTGGGCGGCGCGCTGGTGCTCCTGGGCGTGCGGCTGACGCAGGCCGCGCCGGTGAAGCCCCCTCCGGTGGTGGTGCGCGCGGGCTGAGGCCCTCTTGCTAGTCGCCGTTCGGGTCCCAGTCGGAGATGTCCTTCTTGGGCTCCGGCGGCGGCTTCGGGCGGGGCGCCTCCACGGGGCGGGGCGGGGGGGCCTTCTTCTCCACGGGCGGCAGCGGCGCGGGCAGGTCGTCGTCGTCGGACGTGTCGCGGCTCGGCGCGGGTTCGGCCACCACGGGCTTCGGGGCCGGCGGCTCCGCGCGCGGCGGCGGCTCCGCGAAGGCTTCGATGTCCGGGGGCTCGGACCGCGTGGGCTCCGGCTCGGAAGCGACGGCGGGGGAGGGCGGGGGCGGCGGGCGCGCGGGCTCGGACGCTCGCGCCGGGACGGCCGCCGGGCGGGGGTTGCCCCTCACGGGCTTCTTCTCCGGCTCGTCGGAGGCGCGGTAGCCCTTGCGCTCCGGGGGCGGCTCCGGCGGGTCGTCGTAGGCGTCGCGCGCGGGGCGCTCGCGCACGGGCTTGTCGTCGTCACCGAACGGGTCCTCGTCGCGCTTGCGGTCCTTCTCTTGAATCTCCCGCAGCTTGGCGGCCTCCGTCTTGGACTGGCGGCGCTCGGGGGCGGCCTCCGGCGCATCCGGGGCGCGGCCGTTCACCGCGTTGAACTTCCGGGCGCACTGCGAGCGCTTGCTCGTGCAGCCCTCGAAGCAGCGCGTCAGCTTGCGGATGGCGTTGCCGTTGCCGCCGTACTCGATGGTGCAGTCCTCCTTGCACGCGACGGCGTCCTCCTCGCATCCGGGCGGGATGGGAGCGGCCAGGGCAGGGGTAGCAAGGAGGAAGGCGAGGGCGACGAGGCGCGGAAGAAGACGCATGGCAAATGTGAAAGCTACCAGTCTTCGGCGCTTCCCGGGGGAGGGCCCCGCGATATCGTCAGGCCCACGCCCGGCGTCCGGGCAAGGGGAGACGCATGCCGGCGGTCAAGGTGGGCATCATCGGAGGCCACACCCTCCATCAGGCCCTGGGCCTCCAGGGCCGGGGCGAGCACCTCACCATCGAGACGCCCTTCGGCCCCCACAGCTCGCCGCTCATCGCCACGGAGCTGGACGGCGTCCCCGTCGTCTTCGTCTCCCGCCACGGCCAGGGCCACGTCCACAACGCCACCCGCTCCCCCTACCGCGCCAACCTCTTCGCCCTGAAGGTCCTGGGCGTCACCCACGTCCTCGCCACCGGCACCGTGGGCAGCCTGCGCGAACACATCCAGCCGCTCCATTTGGCCCTGCCGGATCAGGTCATCGACCGGACCTACCGCCGCCCCTGCACCTTCTACGACGACGTCGCGGTGCACGTGGAGCTGGCCCAGCCCTTCTGCTCCACCCTGCGCCAGGCCCTCATCGACGCGTCCCCTCGGTCCGACACCGTGGTGCACCCCACGGGCAACTACGTGTGCATCGAAGGCCCCTCGCTCAGCACCCAGGCGGAGAGCCAGCTCTACCGCTCCTGGGGGTGTGACCTCATCGGACTCACCGCGATGCCCGAGGCCCGGCTCGCCCGCGAGGCGGAGATGCACTACGCGCTCATCGCGCTGCCCACCGACCACGACTCCTGGCGTCCCCAGCCCGTGGGCCAGGAGCCCGAGGCCCTCCTGCCGCAGCTCTCCCAGCGCCTGGAGGCCGTCACCGCCCACGGGGCCGCCCTCCTGCGCCGCGCGCTGCCGCGCATCGCCGGCACCGCGCCCCAGTGCCGCTGCGACAGCGCGCTCGCGCTGGCCATCTTCACCGACCGTGCGCGCATCCCCGCCGAGGTGCGCTCCCGCCTGCGCCCCCTCATTGGGCGCTACCTGCCCTCGGGCGTCGTCTAGCAGGCGACAGTGGTAGGGCCCCGTGGCGGGTGCTCGGCCGGCTGCCTGCTGCCGAATGCCGCCATCGTTCGCACATTGGCTCCCCAACAGACCCGGAGGGGGAACCACATGGGGCTGCCACGGCTCAAGTACCTGACGTGGAGGGAGTTCGGTCGGCGCTTCTGGAAGGAGATGGAGGAGGACACCGTCACCGACGTGGCGGCGCAGCTGTCCTACTACTTCCTCTTCTCCCTGTTCCCCTTCCTGTTCTTCCTCGTCACGCTGGTGGCCTACCTGCCGTTCGCGCCCGGCGCGGTGGACGCGATGATGGACCGCATCCGTCCGCTGGTGCCCGGCGACGCGCTGGGCCTCATGAGCCAGCACCTGACGTCCCTCGTCGGTGAGACGCGCCCCAAGCTGCTCACGGTGGGTCTGCTCGTCGCGCTGTGGACGTCCTCGCGCGGCGTGGACGCCCTGCGCAAGGCGCTCAACATGGCGTACGACGTGCCGGAGTCCCGGCCCTACTGGAAGACGCAGGGCCTGGCGCTGGTGGTGACGCTGGTGGGCGGGCTGCTCATCCCGCTGTCCTTCGCCATCCTGCTGCTGGGCGGGCGCGTGGGCGCGTGGGCCGCGGACAAGCTGGCGCTCATCGACGAGTTCCACCTCCTCTGGTCCTGGCTGCGCTGGCCCTTCACCGCGGGGCTGGTGATGCTGATGCTGTCGCTCTGCTACTACCTGCTGCCGGACGTGAAGCAGCGCTTCAAGTACATCACCCCGGGGTCGGTGGTGGGCACGCTGGCGTGGCTGGGCAGCACCTGGGGCTTCACGCAGTACGTGGAGCACTTCGGCAAGTACGACGTCACCTACGGCTCCATCGGTGGCGTGGTGGTGCTGCTGCTGTGGCTCTACATCACCGGGCTCATCTTCATCCTCGGCGGGGAGCTCAACGCCATCCTCGAACACGCCTCCGTGGAGGGGAAGGCCAAGGGCGCGCGCGACTTCGGTCAGCCCGCGCCCCTGGAGCCGCCGCTCAAGACGCCCGGCGCGGCCAAGAGCGCCAGCAGCGCCCGGAAGACGCGGCTGGCCCTGTTCCGCAGGAGGCGCCGGGTGGCCGAGGGCAAGGACCCGGAGCCTCCCGGCTTCCTGCCCGACGGCAGCGACAACCCGCCCGTGCACTGAAGTCGCCCGGGCGGGGCACGGCGTCCGACGCGCGCGGCGCCTACTTGGGCAGCTTCGCCTGGATGGCCGTCAGGCCGCCCGCGTCGTTGCGGCCGCCCTTGAGGCCCTGCTGCGCGATGATCTTCCGCAGGTGCGCGATGCGGTCCGCGTTGGTGGGGTGCGTGGAGAGCCACTTGAGGACCGCGGGCTGCGCGCCCTGCATCTTCTGGAGCTTCTCGAAGAAGGCGATGAGGCCGTTCGGATCGAAGCCCGCCGCGGAGGAGTACCTCGCGCCGTACTCATCCGCCTCCGTCTCCTCGCTGCGTCCGTGCGCCAGCTGCAGTCCGCCCCCGGCCAGCTGCGCGGCGATCTGCGCGGCGGTGCCCGGGTTCTGGCCCAGCGCCACCT
Proteins encoded in this window:
- a CDS encoding DMT family transporter gives rise to the protein MGASPTGVVTPPAVTPLGRVYAALTVQVLISAGTYLAAKRAMTELSPFTVVLWRFLVCGVAFTLLLALTPGPKLPPRSEWRRVALLGLMGGPVNQTLFFSGLSRSTSAHAALLYALTPLGVYVASLMLGRERASRRATAGILTALVGVVVLLLGRGLASARVSVLGDLLILTAVVAWVIYTTEGRPLAAEHGALRATAWTMTVATALQLPLIPFVLQPEQVWAASLTAKAAIVYLGLMTSVVAYLLWYYALSKVPASKVAIFSNLQPAATALAAWAFLDEALHWELALGGALVLLGVRLTQAAPVKPPPVVVRAG
- a CDS encoding dihydrofolate reductase — encoded protein: MTARLSAIVAMAANRAIGLGNTLPWRLPQDLARFKRLTMGHTLVMGRRTYESIGRPLPGRTTVVLTRQPGWVAPPGVQVAHSVDAALELARADSEVFIAGGADLYAQTVDRWDRLYLTRIARDFPGDAFFPPVDLSAWRLVEEEAHPEADLPFGFLTYER
- the queG gene encoding tRNA epoxyqueuosine(34) reductase QueG; translated protein: MTPLPTARLRDLAQQVGFDLIGFARAEPIPPSSLLSWLEAGYDADMDWMGSRAEERLDVSVLLPGAKTVLSFANNYYRDDASSQGSPIARYARGRDYHSTLRDRMKAFRKTLNAWYPGLGSYGGVDSGPMMEKVWAARGGLGYVGKNGCLITESHGSWVLLATLILDAEVDAYPEGPVADRCGSCRRCLMACPTGALVGHRQVDARACLSYQTIENRDRDVPESFRFKFDNLIFGCDICQQVCPLNRKPVHTEDARFMPRAVASLGTVELAALTPEQYKELIPGTALARARYDGLRRNAVYALGVARQAQARSLLEKLSDDSSELVRSAAKWALLQLES
- a CDS encoding cob(I)yrinic acid a,c-diamide adenosyltransferase, producing MKIYTKTGDAGETGLFGGGRIAKDDALVDAYGEVDELNATLGLARTFPLPADLDHFLQRLQDQLFTVGAVLATPPHTKAAAHIPELKPEWVEEMERHIDRYEEELPKMTHFILPGGAPAAAALHLSRTVCRRAERRVVTLLREDKAPPAVAMYLNRLSDLLFVVARLVNFRAGLPDVKWIPEKPSK
- a CDS encoding thymidylate synthase produces the protein MQQYLSLLDHVLHHGTKKGDRTGTGTLSLFGHQLRFDLTQGFPLVTTKKLHVKSILHELLWMLRGDTSVRSLQEQGVTIWDEWANADGGLGPVYGHQWRSWSTPDGAPVDQMRQLVDGLKKNPDSRRHLVSAWNVADLPAMKLPPCHVMFQFYVADGRLSCQLYQRSADIFLGLPFNIASYSLLTMMVAQATGLVAHEFIHTLGDAHLYLNHVEQAREQLTRAPRALPRMRLNPDVKDLFAFRYEDFTLEGYDPHPAIKAPVAV
- a CDS encoding MTAP family purine nucleoside phosphorylase — translated: MPAVKVGIIGGHTLHQALGLQGRGEHLTIETPFGPHSSPLIATELDGVPVVFVSRHGQGHVHNATRSPYRANLFALKVLGVTHVLATGTVGSLREHIQPLHLALPDQVIDRTYRRPCTFYDDVAVHVELAQPFCSTLRQALIDASPRSDTVVHPTGNYVCIEGPSLSTQAESQLYRSWGCDLIGLTAMPEARLAREAEMHYALIALPTDHDSWRPQPVGQEPEALLPQLSQRLEAVTAHGAALLRRALPRIAGTAPQCRCDSALALAIFTDRARIPAEVRSRLRPLIGRYLPSGVV
- a CDS encoding FTR1 family protein, with protein sequence MNRAASVTLCLLLALSSTVRAEAPASEEGRTWHRLVGILQYLQADYPAAVSTRSEFELAEQKSFAAEALEAAKELGPAAATFVPKVQAIQARVDQSTDPEGVSRDCGELVESLVLAGGLARSPRKTPDVEQGAKLFQANCAVCHGVDGKAAVDIAATMEPAPANFQDPELMEEGLTPYKAFNTTSFGVPGTAMPAFPTLSEDDRWSLAFFVFTLRQPPCQGEPPRASLERLATATDAELAKEYGADKVACLRRNMPDEDEEKALLAARQSVGNAMRMGAAGDYASARTELLDAYLNGLEPVEPKLRGRDPVLTQKLEEAFLQARLAAERKSPHLQDEGRELLSLLDQARKANGSTTDMLSVAWLTLLILLREGFEATIIVTALLAALKKMKAPEQVRVVHAGWVSALVVGALAYLLGRKLLAGAQREWLEGVTALVAVAMLLYAALWLNARANVSQFMGELRQRMQGALGRGSTFGLFAIAFTSVLRESFETAIFLQGLAVDSAAGVAWGALAGVFALAVLVLFVNRMGYRLPMKTLFNLSTVVLVVTAVMLLGKGIHSLQEVGALPLMPVRFITVDMLGVYPDVLSLVPQALLAAAPLAYWALRRRARAATAGSGDGATQPPPLR
- a CDS encoding YihY/virulence factor BrkB family protein; the encoded protein is MGLPRLKYLTWREFGRRFWKEMEEDTVTDVAAQLSYYFLFSLFPFLFFLVTLVAYLPFAPGAVDAMMDRIRPLVPGDALGLMSQHLTSLVGETRPKLLTVGLLVALWTSSRGVDALRKALNMAYDVPESRPYWKTQGLALVVTLVGGLLIPLSFAILLLGGRVGAWAADKLALIDEFHLLWSWLRWPFTAGLVMLMLSLCYYLLPDVKQRFKYITPGSVVGTLAWLGSTWGFTQYVEHFGKYDVTYGSIGGVVVLLLWLYITGLIFILGGELNAILEHASVEGKAKGARDFGQPAPLEPPLKTPGAAKSASSARKTRLALFRRRRRVAEGKDPEPPGFLPDGSDNPPVH